A stretch of the Streptosporangium sp. NBC_01755 genome encodes the following:
- a CDS encoding ABC transporter ATP-binding protein, producing MSDLLTVENLTAGYGQAKVLRGISLRVGENEAVGLLGPNGHGKTTLLRCVSNLHRTTSGTVTFAGRDTRGESPGSLVRRGLIHVPQGSRLFPQLTVEEALRLSASSSGHSSTWRDGIDQVFSVFPKLKERRRQLTGTLSGGERQMASLGMGLMARPTLLILDEPTLGLSPKVKHELSECIVRVRAEVSSVILIDGDMDLVLDLTDRYHVVLHGDVVDSGVSDGSRSRDEMMSLFLGGTADGRH from the coding sequence ATGAGCGATCTGCTGACCGTGGAGAACCTCACCGCAGGCTACGGCCAGGCGAAGGTGCTGCGCGGCATCTCACTGCGTGTCGGGGAGAACGAGGCGGTCGGGCTGCTGGGGCCGAACGGCCACGGCAAGACCACACTGCTGCGCTGCGTCTCCAACCTGCACCGGACCACCTCCGGCACGGTCACCTTCGCCGGCCGGGACACCCGGGGCGAGTCCCCCGGCAGCCTGGTCAGGCGCGGGCTCATCCACGTGCCGCAGGGCTCGCGGCTGTTCCCGCAGCTGACCGTGGAGGAGGCACTGCGGCTCTCGGCGTCCTCCAGCGGGCACTCCTCGACCTGGCGGGACGGGATCGACCAGGTGTTCTCGGTCTTTCCCAAGCTCAAGGAGCGGCGCCGGCAGCTCACCGGCACGCTCAGCGGCGGGGAACGCCAGATGGCCAGCCTCGGCATGGGCCTGATGGCCCGGCCCACGCTGCTGATCCTCGACGAGCCCACGCTGGGCCTGTCGCCGAAGGTCAAGCACGAGCTGAGCGAGTGCATCGTGCGGGTCCGCGCCGAGGTGTCGTCGGTCATCCTGATCGACGGCGACATGGACCTGGTGCTCGACCTGACCGACCGTTACCACGTCGTCCTGCACGGCGACGTGGTGGACAGCGGCGTGTCGGACGGCAGCCGCAGCCGCGACGAGATGATGTCGCTCTTCCTGGGAGGGACCGCCGATGGACGGCATTAG
- a CDS encoding ABC transporter ATP-binding protein: protein MSENAPVILAAHEVGKSFGSLKAVDGVSMSVTRDEVFGLAGPNGAGKSTLFNLLTGIPIRPDSGKVIFNGQEIQNRSPRWIAKAGLKRTFQTEAVFESLSVRENVRIGSAYGGAGRAARWNPARCREALDAVELGGDLNRPADGLSLIDRKRLMIACALVSGPSVLLLDEPAAGLDPADQDALIRLLAGVHGTGVTMVIIEHVLSVLEALADRMAVLDSGRIIVTGRPAEVLSDPRVVEAYLGPGAAR from the coding sequence GTGAGTGAGAACGCGCCGGTCATCCTTGCCGCGCACGAGGTCGGCAAGTCGTTCGGCAGCCTCAAGGCCGTCGACGGCGTCTCCATGTCGGTGACGCGCGACGAGGTCTTCGGCCTGGCCGGTCCCAACGGCGCGGGCAAGAGCACGCTGTTCAACCTGCTCACCGGTATCCCGATCCGGCCCGACTCCGGAAAGGTGATCTTCAATGGCCAGGAGATCCAGAACCGCTCGCCGCGCTGGATCGCCAAGGCCGGCCTCAAGCGCACCTTCCAGACCGAGGCCGTCTTCGAGTCGCTGAGCGTCAGGGAGAACGTCCGCATCGGCTCGGCGTACGGCGGCGCGGGCAGGGCCGCGCGCTGGAACCCCGCCCGGTGCCGGGAGGCGCTGGACGCGGTGGAGCTCGGCGGCGACCTGAACCGCCCGGCCGACGGGCTGTCGCTGATCGACCGCAAGCGCCTGATGATCGCCTGCGCGCTGGTCAGCGGCCCCTCGGTGCTGCTGCTCGACGAGCCGGCGGCCGGCCTCGACCCGGCCGACCAGGACGCGCTGATCCGCCTGCTGGCCGGGGTGCACGGCACGGGCGTCACCATGGTGATCATCGAGCACGTGCTGTCGGTGCTGGAGGCGCTCGCCGACCGGATGGCGGTCCTCGACAGCGGCCGGATCATCGTGACCGGCCGACCGGCCGAGGTCCTGTCCGACCCGAGGGTCGTCGAAGCCTATCTGGGACCGGGGGCCGCGCGATGA